In Chryseobacterium sp. C-71, the genomic window TACTAACGTTGCTGTAGATTCTACTAAAGCTGCTGGAGATATGAAGAAAGACAGCGTTGAAGCTAAGTCTGATTCTGCTAAAGTTGCTAAGTAATTAGTAGTTACAAAAGAATAAAAAAACCGTTTCGCCCAGCGAAGCGGTTTTTTTATGCTCTATATGTCTATTCCTGAAATAACGATACACAAAAAAGAATCGTTATGAAAGAACCAGTGGAATCGCTTTATGTAAAGCGTACACAGAAAGATTACAGTTTGAGTTTTAAAGTTCAGATTGTAAAAGCAATTGAATCAGGAAAATTGGGAATTACAGAATGTCGTAAGAAATATGCGATACAATCTCGTTCCACGATTGTCAATTGGCTTAGAAAATACGGTAACTTTGATTGGGATAATCAAATACCAAGTTCTATGCAAAAAACTCCTGAACAAAGAATTATGGAATTGGAGGCTGAAGTAAAACTGCTTGAGAAACAAAAAGCCTTACTCGAAAGACAAGCCTACATTGCCGATAAAAAGGCTATCTTTTTCGATATGATGATCAACCTTGCTGAAAGCGAATACCATATCGATATCAGAAAAAACTCCGCATCCGCACAATCAACAACTTCCGCAGAACAGAAAAAGAAACCTTAGTTTTTACCTGTGGATTGTCCGGATTGGATAGACAAGTCTATTATAGAAGTTTGAAACGCAGCACAGTGCGAATGAGCAAAGCTCAACAAGTGGTCGCATTGGTGGAAGAAAAACGTATACTACAACCAAAGATTGGCGGTAAAAAGCTGTATTTTATGTTGAAAGAACCTTTAGGAGCTCTGAATATTGGCAGAGATAAGTTCTTTGGTATTTTACGGGCCAATCATTTACTGATTGTTCCAAAAAGAAGTTATCACGTCACGACCAACTCCCACCACCGCTTTAGAAAGCACAGAAATATGATATTGGACTATCAAATCACTAAACCCAATGAAGTTTGGGTGGCAGATATTACTTACATCGGAAACAGAAAGAATCCGAGTTATTTAAGTTTAATAACAGATGCATATTCCAAGAAAATTGTTGGGCATCACGTTGCGAATAATTTAAATACAGAAAGCAGTTTAATTGCATTGAAGAAAGCTTTAAAAAATAAAAAAGTGAATTTAGAATCGTTAATCCATCATTCTGACCGTGGTCTGCAGTATTGCTCTAATGAATACCAAAGATTATTGGGAAAGCACAACATCAATTGTAGTATGACGCAAAACTCAGACCCCTACGAAAATGCAGTGGCAGAAAGGATTAATGGAATTTTGAAACAAGAATTTGATATTGATAAATACGATATGGAAACAAAATTAAGAAGAAGGGTTGTAAATGAGTCAATTCAAATATACAATGAAGTAAGACCTCATTTTTCAAATCATTATTTAACCCCAAACCAAATGCACGAACAGTCCGTATTGAAAATGAAAACCTATAAAACAAAAAACCAAAGCAAAAACGTTTTTGCTTTGGTTTAATTATTTATTTTTGACCTATAATCTGTATCGATTTTTTAGGACGGGACAATATTTTAATTAAAAAGAAGTTTGTTTCTAGTTCTTCTTTTGTTTCAAAGTTTCGTAGCAGGTAATTGCTACAGCATTACTAAGATTTAGAGAATCAATACTTCCTGACATAGGAATTAATGTATTCTTTCCTTTTCCGAACCAGAAATCACTTAGTCCTGAATGCTCAGTTCCAAATAGAACAGCAGATCTTTTCGTAAAATCACGTTTATATAAATCCTCAGAAGTCTCATCCATAATGGTTGTGTAGATGTTGAAATTATTTTCCTTAAGAAATTCTAAGGTTTCCTGATTTTCAGCTTGAAAAACGTCCATTCCAAACAAACATCCCACGCTGGAACGAATTACATTGGGGTTATAGAAATCTGTTTTTGCATCAGCAATAATCAAAGCATCAATTCCGAAAGCTTCGCAGCTTCTCAGAATGGCTCCCAGATTTCCGGGCTTTTCAACACCTTCAACAATGATTACGGTTGAGTTTTCTTTAGGTTTAAAAGTATTCAATGCAGCTTCTTTTGCTTTATAAATCCCGATAATTCCTTCAGAACTTCCTCTATAGGCTATTTTTTCATAGACTTTTTCAGATACGTAATAGATTTTCTCTTTCGGAAGTTCTCCTTTAAAAATATTTTCACAAATAAAGAATTCTTCAGCTTCAAAAAGATATTTCTGAGCTCTTGCGTTTTCCTGCTGTCCTTCCACGACAAAAACACCCGATTTTTTTCGGAAACGGTTATCTGTTAAAAGTTTGGTAATGGTTTTTATTTTTTCGTTCTGAAAACTTTCGATAATCATGATTGATGGTTGATAAATGATAGTTGATGCAAAAATAATTTTTAAAAATCATTTAACCATCATAAATCCTCATTTATACCATTGATCAGACTTTGTGGAAGCTCTTTTTTATTTTTTATTCCGAGTGCTTTTAATTTTTGAGTTTGAATAACCAAATTATCGTTTCCGGAATATAATTGCTTGAAAGCGTCATCGTAAACACTTCTTGCTGAATTTAAATTTTTGCCTACTTTTTCTAAATTTTCTACAAAACCGACAAATTTGTCGTATAATTTTGCTCCTCGTTCGGCAATTTCCATTGAATTTCTGTTTTGATATTCTCTTTTCCAGAGATCGGCAATCAATTTCAGGGAAGTAATCAGATTACTTGGATTGAGAAGTAGAATTCTTTTCTCGTAAGCAAAATTCCAAAGGTTTTGATCTGCCTGCATGGCAGCAATATAAGCCGGTTCGCTGGGAATAAACATCATCACAAAGTCTAATGATTTTCCGTAGTCATCATAAGCTTTCTGGCTCAGTTGGCTGATGTGAGTTTTAATAGAAGACAAATGCTGATTGACTTTGATTTGGTAAATATCTGAATCTGTTTCGTCAACCAATTCTGTGAAAGCGGTGAGAGAAACTTTGGAATCGATAATTACATTTCTTTCATCTGGATATTTTACAACGGCATCCGGACGCATCTTTTTGCCTGAAAATTCTGAAAATAAAGCTTTATTATCATCATCTTTAAGCTCGTGTTCCAGAAAATATTCTCTTCCTTTTACCAAGCCTGATTTTTCCAAAATACTTTCCAAAATCATTTCACCCCAGTTTCCCTGAGTTTTGCTTTCGCCTTTCAAGGCTCGCGTTAGTTTTTTTGCGTCTTCGGAAATTTGCTGATTCAGTAAGGATAATTCTTTT contains:
- a CDS encoding IS3 family transposase gives rise to the protein MKRSTVRMSKAQQVVALVEEKRILQPKIGGKKLYFMLKEPLGALNIGRDKFFGILRANHLLIVPKRSYHVTTNSHHRFRKHRNMILDYQITKPNEVWVADITYIGNRKNPSYLSLITDAYSKKIVGHHVANNLNTESSLIALKKALKNKKVNLESLIHHSDRGLQYCSNEYQRLLGKHNINCSMTQNSDPYENAVAERINGILKQEFDIDKYDMETKLRRRVVNESIQIYNEVRPHFSNHYLTPNQMHEQSVLKMKTYKTKNQSKNVFALV
- a CDS encoding RNA methyltransferase, encoding MIIESFQNEKIKTITKLLTDNRFRKKSGVFVVEGQQENARAQKYLFEAEEFFICENIFKGELPKEKIYYVSEKVYEKIAYRGSSEGIIGIYKAKEAALNTFKPKENSTVIIVEGVEKPGNLGAILRSCEAFGIDALIIADAKTDFYNPNVIRSSVGCLFGMDVFQAENQETLEFLKENNFNIYTTIMDETSEDLYKRDFTKRSAVLFGTEHSGLSDFWFGKGKNTLIPMSGSIDSLNLSNAVAITCYETLKQKKN
- the rmuC gene encoding DNA recombination protein RmuC; this encodes MEITYLIIGCFIGGILGSFLIYFYLKSSMISRKSYDELNHLYIKANADLENLNLKTQDLEGIIKNEKEANLQQSDLLNDLKAEFAKVSAENTFLKDQKEETKRIQEEGKLQFENLANKILEEKTEKFTNLNQTNLKNILDPFQERITDLKNKVNEVYEKENKERFSLGEKVKELSLLNQQISEDAKKLTRALKGESKTQGNWGEMILESILEKSGLVKGREYFLEHELKDDDNKALFSEFSGKKMRPDAVVKYPDERNVIIDSKVSLTAFTELVDETDSDIYQIKVNQHLSSIKTHISQLSQKAYDDYGKSLDFVMMFIPSEPAYIAAMQADQNLWNFAYEKRILLLNPSNLITSLKLIADLWKREYQNRNSMEIAERGAKLYDKFVGFVENLEKVGKNLNSARSVYDDAFKQLYSGNDNLVIQTQKLKALGIKNKKELPQSLINGINEDL